In Agromyces sp. 3263, a single genomic region encodes these proteins:
- a CDS encoding NUDIX domain-containing protein — protein sequence MPKLPDLLVAAIALVRDRRVLMVTARGRDVHYMPGGKIDPGETAAEAAAREAFEEVALDLDPDALDELFEVVVQAHGEPEGRLVRMRVFRAETDAAPAASAEVGALHWVTTADAHRCPPAGVEVLRLLAASDLID from the coding sequence ATGCCGAAGCTGCCCGATCTCCTCGTCGCCGCCATCGCGCTCGTGCGCGACCGGCGCGTGCTCATGGTCACCGCGCGCGGCCGCGACGTGCACTACATGCCCGGCGGCAAGATCGACCCGGGCGAGACCGCCGCCGAGGCCGCCGCGCGTGAGGCCTTCGAGGAGGTCGCACTCGACCTCGACCCCGATGCGCTCGATGAGCTCTTCGAGGTGGTCGTGCAGGCGCACGGCGAGCCCGAGGGCCGGCTGGTGCGCATGCGGGTCTTCCGCGCCGAGACGGATGCCGCGCCCGCCGCATCCGCGGAGGTGGGCGCACTGCACTGGGTGACCACGGCCGACGCCCACCGCTGCCCGCCGGCGGGCGTCGAGGTGCTGCGCCTGCTCGCGGCATCCGACCTCATCGACTGA
- the eboE gene encoding metabolite traffic protein EboE, whose translation MELSYCTNVHPAEDLDGVLAQLDAFAGPVRAAAGLDRLGVGLWLPADLAARLAASPPDRDRLRARLASNGLELRTVNAFPYRAFHADVVKLDVYRPDWTDERRVAHTLDCAAVLADLLPEGGAGSISTLPLAWRAPWTADDDRRASASLAHVARRLRALREETGRTVRLAIEPEPGCVLDTVHDVVAWLAPRTRSGEIDPEFVGVCLDTCHLAVSFADPDAAVREIADAGLRVVKVQASAALHVERPSDAANREAIAAFVEPRYLHQTRELQPDGRVLATDDLGEALDVLPAGGPWRVHFHVPLHLRPRAPLTATTEVLATALAAVRSIPHGDEAHVDVETYTWTVLPDAVDDLVAGIAGEVRWAADLLEPSEVTA comes from the coding sequence ATGGAGCTCTCGTACTGCACCAACGTCCACCCCGCCGAGGACCTCGACGGGGTGCTCGCGCAGCTCGATGCCTTCGCCGGCCCGGTGCGGGCGGCCGCGGGACTCGACCGGCTCGGCGTGGGCCTCTGGCTTCCGGCCGACCTCGCCGCCCGCCTCGCCGCGAGCCCGCCGGATCGTGACCGGCTCCGGGCGCGGCTCGCGTCGAACGGGCTCGAGCTCCGCACGGTCAACGCGTTCCCGTACCGGGCGTTCCACGCCGACGTCGTGAAGCTCGACGTGTATCGCCCCGACTGGACCGACGAACGCCGCGTGGCGCACACGCTCGACTGCGCGGCCGTGCTCGCCGACCTCCTGCCCGAGGGCGGCGCCGGCAGCATCTCGACGCTGCCGCTTGCGTGGCGTGCGCCGTGGACGGCCGACGACGACCGTCGCGCGAGCGCATCGCTCGCTCACGTCGCTCGCCGGCTCCGCGCGCTTCGCGAGGAGACCGGCCGCACGGTGCGGCTCGCGATCGAGCCCGAGCCCGGCTGCGTGCTCGATACGGTGCACGACGTCGTCGCCTGGCTCGCCCCGCGCACGCGCTCGGGCGAGATCGACCCCGAGTTCGTCGGCGTGTGCCTCGACACCTGCCACCTCGCGGTCTCCTTCGCCGACCCGGATGCCGCGGTGCGCGAGATCGCCGATGCCGGACTTCGCGTGGTGAAGGTGCAGGCCTCGGCCGCACTGCACGTCGAGCGGCCGTCGGACGCCGCGAACCGCGAGGCGATCGCCGCCTTCGTCGAGCCGCGCTACCTGCACCAGACGCGGGAGCTCCAGCCCGACGGCAGGGTGCTCGCCACCGACGACCTCGGTGAGGCGCTCGACGTGCTGCCCGCCGGGGGACCGTGGCGCGTGCACTTCCACGTGCCGCTGCACCTCCGGCCGAGAGCGCCGCTCACCGCGACGACCGAGGTGCTCGCCACCGCGCTCGCCGCCGTGCGCTCCATCCCGCATGGCGATGAGGCCCACGTCGACGTCGAGACCTACACCTGGACCGTACTGCCCGATGCGGTCGACGACCTCGTGGCCGGCATCGCCGGCGAGGTGCGCTGGGCCGCCGACCTGCTCGAACCCTCGGAGGTGACCGCATGA
- a CDS encoding inositol-3-phosphate synthase, whose protein sequence is MLDTAPPLDTDSNAPTPTTGWTDGRVGVWLVGARGSVATAVAVGLHALAAGLAAPTGCATAGAEFAGVPLPGFDDLVLGGHDVSTTPLAHRAQALADSGMIPQRYVTAALAGLEQADAEIRPGYHPGTHAGTQAAAVARLADEILAFRDRHGLDHVVVVDISSTEPIAADRPEFHDAVLLAAALADPARAVLPSSSIAALAAIESGSAYAGFTPSAGLSLPVLQELAAQRGIPFAGQDGKTGETLIRTALAPMFGARGMHVHSWAGANLLGGGDGATLADPEAVQSKLASKTRGLRTLVGEHVVAPLHIDNVPDLGDIKTAWDHIHAEGFLGSRITMQTIWSAYDSMLAAPLVLDLARLLALADAAGAGGVVPELGFFFKDPWGSDVHDFGQQTDDLIEWAQSTGARLAVARRPARVAR, encoded by the coding sequence ATGCTCGACACCGCACCGCCGCTCGACACCGACTCGAACGCGCCCACCCCCACGACCGGTTGGACGGACGGTCGCGTGGGCGTGTGGCTGGTCGGCGCCCGCGGCTCGGTGGCCACCGCCGTCGCGGTCGGACTGCACGCCCTCGCCGCCGGCCTCGCGGCTCCCACGGGCTGCGCCACGGCCGGCGCCGAGTTCGCGGGCGTGCCGCTGCCGGGCTTCGACGACCTCGTGCTCGGCGGCCACGACGTCAGCACCACGCCGCTGGCGCATCGCGCGCAGGCGCTGGCCGACTCGGGCATGATCCCGCAGCGCTACGTCACCGCCGCCCTCGCAGGGCTCGAGCAGGCCGACGCCGAGATCCGGCCGGGCTACCACCCGGGGACCCATGCCGGCACCCAGGCCGCCGCCGTGGCGAGGCTGGCCGACGAGATCCTGGCGTTCCGCGACCGGCACGGGCTCGACCACGTCGTCGTCGTCGACATCTCGTCGACCGAGCCCATCGCCGCCGACCGCCCCGAGTTCCACGATGCGGTGCTCCTCGCTGCCGCGCTGGCCGACCCGGCCCGGGCCGTGCTGCCGTCGAGCTCGATCGCCGCGCTCGCCGCGATCGAGTCCGGCAGCGCCTACGCGGGATTCACGCCCTCCGCCGGACTCTCGCTGCCCGTCCTGCAGGAGCTCGCCGCGCAGCGAGGCATCCCGTTCGCCGGGCAGGACGGTAAGACCGGTGAGACCCTCATCCGCACGGCGCTCGCTCCCATGTTCGGCGCCCGCGGCATGCACGTGCACTCCTGGGCCGGAGCGAACCTGCTCGGCGGCGGCGACGGCGCCACGCTCGCCGACCCCGAAGCCGTGCAGAGCAAGCTCGCCTCGAAGACCCGGGGCCTGCGCACCCTCGTCGGCGAGCACGTCGTCGCGCCGCTCCACATCGACAACGTGCCCGACCTCGGTGACATCAAGACGGCATGGGACCACATCCACGCCGAGGGGTTCCTCGGCTCGCGCATCACCATGCAGACGATCTGGAGCGCCTACGACTCGATGCTGGCGGCGCCCCTCGTGCTCGACCTCGCACGGCTCCTCGCGCTGGCGGATGCCGCGGGCGCCGGTGGCGTCGTGCCCGAGCTCGGCTTCTTCTTCAAGGACCCATGGGGCAGCGACGTGCACGACTTCGGGCAGCAGACCGACGACCTGATCGAATGGGCGCAGTCGACGGGCGCACGCCTCGCCGTGGCACGGCGACCCGCACGGGTCGCACGTTGA
- a CDS encoding sugar phosphate isomerase/epimerase family protein produces MTIALGDTAHATGPLPDAGFVLGYGTNGFTDHPLEAALRVLESNGYGALALTLGHPHLDPFAEDADLRAAHLRDRLDELGWRVVVETGTRYLLDPYAKHRPTLVDEYAAARLRFLRRAVDLAAILRADCVSLWSGVLPEGVDADEGWRRLVPRMREIVAHAEASGVALGFEPEPGMLVETVADALRLREQLGSPDVLGITVDLGHCVVVEPDGVVGALRAAGDLLVNVQVDDMLPEAHEHLELGRGRLDLAASLATLEEIGYRGVAAVELPRHAHDAPGVAARSMQAIHDAWRER; encoded by the coding sequence ATGACGATCGCCCTCGGCGACACCGCGCACGCCACCGGACCGCTGCCCGACGCCGGCTTCGTGCTCGGCTACGGCACCAACGGCTTCACCGACCACCCGCTCGAGGCCGCACTGCGGGTGCTCGAGTCGAACGGATACGGCGCCTTGGCGCTCACCCTGGGGCATCCGCACCTCGACCCCTTCGCCGAGGACGCCGACCTCCGCGCGGCCCACCTTCGCGACCGCCTCGACGAACTGGGCTGGCGGGTCGTGGTGGAGACCGGCACCAGGTACCTGCTCGATCCCTACGCCAAGCACCGCCCCACCCTCGTCGACGAGTACGCGGCCGCGCGCCTCCGGTTCCTCCGCCGTGCCGTCGACCTCGCCGCGATCCTGCGCGCCGACTGCGTCTCGTTGTGGTCGGGCGTGCTTCCCGAGGGCGTCGACGCCGACGAGGGCTGGCGTCGGCTCGTGCCGCGCATGCGCGAGATCGTCGCGCACGCGGAGGCGTCCGGGGTCGCCCTCGGCTTCGAACCCGAACCCGGCATGCTCGTCGAGACCGTCGCCGATGCGCTGCGCCTGCGCGAGCAGCTCGGATCGCCCGACGTGCTCGGCATCACCGTCGACCTCGGACACTGCGTCGTCGTCGAGCCCGATGGAGTCGTCGGCGCGCTTCGCGCCGCGGGCGACCTGCTCGTGAACGTCCAGGTCGACGACATGCTGCCCGAGGCGCACGAGCACCTCGAGCTCGGTCGCGGCCGCCTCGACCTCGCCGCGTCGCTCGCGACGCTGGAGGAGATCGGCTACCGGGGCGTCGCTGCCGTCGAGCTGCCACGGCACGCGCACGACGCCCCGGGCGTGGCCGCGCGGAGTATGCAGGCCATCCACGACGCATGGAGGGAACGATGA
- a CDS encoding alpha-hydroxy-acid oxidizing protein, giving the protein MTEANRGYARTVQSDVYRAGVSGTKPAVPVDVAALERAARKATSAEAFAYLAGGAGSEATMAANRAAFGRWQVWPRVLRDVSERDLSIELLGRRRATPFLLSPIGVAELAHPEADVAVGRAASALDVPYVLSNQASRPMEEVAAAMGDGSRWFQLYWSASRDLNASLLRRAEAAGCEAVVVTLDTHLLGWRARDLDAAFLPFTRGQGIAQYTSDPVFAELARARVSGGAVGGARPSVTPTLLRSALSIARHGAGTRLLEGGVRDALRSPLPRAAVETFLDVFSDASLTWDDLGRLREWTSLPVLLKGVLHPDDASRALDAGVDGIVVSNHGGRQVDRSVATLDALPGIVERVGGHLPIVLDSGVRSGADAFIALALGATAVGIGRPYAYGLAVAGETGVREVVRNHLAELDLTMALAGHRSIGGIGRDSLRAA; this is encoded by the coding sequence ATGACCGAGGCGAACCGCGGGTACGCGCGCACCGTGCAGTCCGACGTGTACCGTGCCGGGGTGAGCGGCACGAAGCCGGCCGTGCCCGTCGACGTGGCGGCGCTCGAGCGCGCCGCCCGCAAGGCGACGTCCGCCGAGGCGTTCGCCTACCTCGCCGGCGGCGCCGGGTCGGAGGCGACGATGGCCGCGAACCGGGCCGCGTTTGGGCGGTGGCAGGTGTGGCCGCGCGTGCTCCGCGACGTGTCCGAGCGCGACCTCTCGATCGAGCTCCTCGGGCGGCGACGCGCCACGCCGTTCCTGCTCTCGCCGATTGGGGTCGCCGAGCTCGCGCACCCCGAGGCCGATGTGGCCGTGGGCCGCGCGGCATCCGCGCTCGACGTGCCCTACGTGCTGTCGAACCAGGCGTCGCGCCCGATGGAGGAGGTCGCCGCCGCGATGGGCGACGGATCGCGGTGGTTCCAGCTCTACTGGAGCGCTTCACGCGACCTCAACGCGTCGCTGCTGCGCCGGGCGGAGGCGGCCGGTTGCGAGGCCGTCGTCGTCACCCTCGACACGCACCTGCTCGGCTGGCGCGCCCGCGACCTCGACGCCGCGTTCCTGCCGTTCACGCGCGGGCAGGGCATCGCGCAGTACACGAGTGATCCGGTGTTCGCCGAGCTCGCGCGCGCACGGGTGTCGGGCGGCGCCGTCGGGGGAGCGCGGCCCAGCGTCACGCCGACCCTGTTGCGCTCGGCCCTGTCGATAGCCCGCCACGGCGCCGGCACGAGGCTGCTCGAGGGCGGCGTGCGCGACGCCCTGCGCTCGCCGCTGCCTCGGGCGGCGGTGGAGACCTTCCTCGACGTCTTCTCGGACGCGAGCCTCACGTGGGACGACCTCGGCAGGCTGCGTGAGTGGACCTCGCTGCCCGTGCTGCTCAAGGGCGTGCTGCATCCGGATGACGCGAGCCGGGCCCTCGACGCCGGTGTCGACGGCATCGTGGTGTCGAACCACGGCGGCCGTCAGGTCGATCGCTCGGTGGCGACCCTCGACGCGCTGCCGGGCATCGTCGAGCGCGTCGGCGGACACCTGCCGATCGTGCTCGACAGCGGCGTGCGCAGCGGAGCCGACGCCTTCATCGCCCTCGCACTCGGAGCCACGGCGGTCGGCATCGGCAGGCCCTACGCGTACGGCCTCGCCGTGGCCGGCGAGACCGGCGTGCGCGAGGTCGTGCGCAACCACCTCGCCGAGCTCGACCTCACGATGGCGCTCGCGGGCCACCGCTCGATCGGCGGGATCGGGCGGGACTCGCTCCGGGCTGCCTGA
- a CDS encoding polyprenyl synthetase family protein: MKSSPPMTAPLTIEGALLTSLDGRMVADPVIETPDAAADAGARLDAEVEAFGATSPAITAAHWRRVRSRCAAFGPEVVRLLDEAAASDGGKHLRPRLVAAAYFAFGGADHRLLGEVAGAQQLLHLGLCMHDDLIDGDRRRHGRPNLLAAYEAGDRAAGLTDAAADRHAMAAALLAGDLALNAALLALLDAPAPAQLQQRLAAEAAAALERTIAGELLDVRSELVRPDLADPLRVAELKTAVYSVSLPLRLGAIAAGVASVDVLDSLDRVGLAFGIAYQLADDDLGLFGTEAVTGKSVRSDLQQGTRTELIRLAYGRLDAAGRAMLDAVLGAPSVTDRDVDLVRDLVLRSGARDAVAVAVDEHVARGIRIAEADLPGPLATHLARLARSMRSRTR, from the coding sequence ATGAAGTCGTCACCGCCGATGACCGCGCCCTTGACGATCGAGGGCGCACTGCTGACCTCGCTCGACGGCCGCATGGTCGCCGACCCCGTCATCGAGACTCCGGACGCCGCCGCGGACGCCGGCGCCCGCCTCGATGCCGAGGTCGAGGCCTTCGGTGCGACGTCACCGGCCATCACGGCCGCGCACTGGCGCCGCGTCCGGTCCCGGTGCGCGGCGTTCGGCCCCGAGGTCGTCCGGCTGCTCGACGAGGCGGCGGCGTCCGACGGCGGCAAGCACCTCCGACCGCGTCTCGTGGCCGCCGCGTACTTCGCCTTCGGCGGCGCTGACCACCGTCTGCTCGGCGAGGTCGCCGGCGCCCAGCAGCTGCTCCACCTCGGCCTCTGCATGCACGACGACCTGATCGACGGCGACCGGCGGCGCCATGGCCGGCCGAACCTGCTCGCCGCGTACGAGGCCGGTGACCGCGCAGCGGGGCTGACGGATGCCGCGGCCGACCGGCACGCGATGGCGGCCGCCCTGCTCGCCGGCGACCTCGCCCTGAACGCCGCGCTCCTCGCACTGCTCGACGCGCCTGCCCCCGCGCAGCTGCAGCAGCGGCTCGCCGCCGAGGCCGCGGCGGCGCTGGAGCGCACGATCGCGGGCGAGCTGCTCGACGTGCGCTCGGAGCTGGTCCGCCCCGACCTGGCCGACCCACTCAGGGTCGCCGAGCTGAAGACCGCCGTGTACAGCGTGTCGCTGCCGCTTCGGCTCGGCGCGATCGCCGCCGGCGTGGCATCCGTCGACGTCCTCGACAGCCTCGACCGGGTCGGCCTCGCCTTCGGCATCGCCTATCAGCTCGCCGATGACGACCTCGGCCTCTTCGGCACCGAGGCCGTCACCGGCAAGTCGGTGCGGTCCGACCTGCAGCAGGGCACGCGCACGGAGCTCATCCGACTGGCCTACGGGCGGCTCGACGCCGCTGGCCGCGCGATGCTCGACGCCGTGCTCGGCGCACCGTCGGTCACCGACCGGGACGTCGACCTCGTGCGCGACCTCGTGCTCCGCAGCGGTGCCCGCGATGCCGTGGCGGTCGCCGTCGACGAGCACGTCGCCCGCGGCATCCGCATCGCCGAAGCCGACCTGCCGGGCCCCCTCGCGACCCACCTGGCCCGACTCGCCCGATCGATGCGAAGCCGCACCCGATGA
- a CDS encoding SCO3242 family prenyltransferase: MTAVGDVLELVRAPAALTVIGDAIAGGYAGGGRLAGRRWLLPLASVFLYSGGMALNDYADRRLDAVERPERPIPSGRVPPRRALGIAAACMAVGVGLAATGGGRRGLAVAVPLVGAVVAYNTVFKETAAGPLSMAACRGLDVMMGARGVATALPAATVVAVHTAGVTAQSRGEVHGGSTGVALAGLAVTGATTIAAVGGGRADDVPGRGSRTRVAATAGAVAGGIAYAGTLLPSQLAALADPSAANVRTATRAGIGAMIPLQATLVARTGAVVPAAAIGALDLVRRALAARRRAGDVT; the protein is encoded by the coding sequence TTGACCGCGGTCGGCGACGTCCTCGAGCTCGTGCGCGCACCGGCCGCGCTCACGGTGATCGGCGATGCGATCGCGGGCGGGTATGCCGGTGGGGGGCGTCTCGCCGGCCGCAGGTGGCTGCTGCCGCTCGCCTCCGTCTTCCTCTACAGCGGCGGCATGGCCCTCAACGACTACGCCGACCGCCGGCTCGACGCCGTCGAGCGGCCCGAGCGGCCCATCCCGTCGGGCCGCGTCCCGCCTCGGCGTGCCCTCGGCATCGCGGCCGCCTGCATGGCCGTCGGCGTGGGGCTCGCCGCGACCGGCGGCGGCCGAAGGGGGCTCGCCGTCGCCGTGCCGCTCGTCGGCGCCGTGGTGGCGTACAACACGGTGTTCAAGGAGACGGCCGCGGGACCGCTGAGCATGGCGGCGTGCCGCGGGCTCGACGTGATGATGGGTGCGCGCGGCGTCGCGACGGCGCTGCCCGCCGCGACGGTGGTCGCAGTGCACACGGCCGGCGTGACCGCGCAGTCCCGCGGCGAGGTGCACGGCGGTTCCACCGGTGTCGCACTCGCGGGGCTCGCGGTCACCGGTGCGACCACGATCGCGGCCGTGGGCGGCGGCCGCGCCGACGACGTCCCCGGCCGCGGCTCCCGGACCCGCGTCGCCGCGACCGCGGGTGCGGTGGCGGGCGGCATCGCCTACGCGGGCACCCTGCTGCCGAGCCAGCTCGCGGCGCTCGCCGACCCGTCGGCCGCCAATGTGCGCACGGCGACTCGCGCCGGCATCGGTGCGATGATCCCGTTGCAGGCGACGCTCGTCGCCCGCACCGGCGCAGTGGTTCCGGCGGCCGCCATCGGCGCGCTGGACCTCGTCCGCCGCGCGCTCGCCGCCCGGCGTCGGGCGGGTGACGTCACATGA
- a CDS encoding alkaline phosphatase family protein, whose translation MTSVLLLDVVGLTPRALAHMPRLSALAASGARTRLGTVLPAVTCSVQSTMLTGLAPAQHGIVGNGWYFRDQGEVHLWRQHTALVQGEKVWETARRQQPGFTAANVGWWYAMGATTDVTVTPRPVYHADGRKSPDAYVRPPALHDELTGALGEFPLFQYWGPTASIASTRWMVEATRMVMRERRSDLVMAYLPHLDYDLQRFGPESLQADRAAAELDAAMAPLLDDAQATGVTVIAVSEYGIESANRPVDLNRFLRREGLLEVYVQQGREQLDPWTSRAFAVADHQVAHVYVADPADVERVRDLLLGLPGVDEVLDRDAQRRYGLDHERSGELVVVAEPGAWFTYYYWLDDDRAPEFARGVDIHRKPGYDPAELFFDPADRLAKGKAALGLVRKKLGLRYAMNVVPLDPSWVRGTHGRLPSSEADSPLLLCSDAALPFWDDVGDAVPAAAVRDLVLQAAGVGAPVGAA comes from the coding sequence ATGACCTCGGTCCTGCTGCTCGACGTCGTCGGACTGACCCCACGTGCGCTGGCGCACATGCCCAGGCTCAGCGCCCTCGCGGCATCCGGCGCCCGCACCCGGCTCGGCACCGTGCTGCCCGCCGTGACCTGCAGTGTGCAGTCCACCATGCTCACCGGCCTGGCGCCCGCGCAGCACGGCATCGTGGGCAACGGCTGGTACTTCCGCGACCAGGGCGAGGTGCACCTGTGGCGCCAGCACACTGCGCTCGTGCAGGGCGAGAAGGTGTGGGAGACGGCCAGGCGCCAGCAGCCCGGCTTCACGGCGGCGAACGTCGGCTGGTGGTACGCGATGGGGGCCACCACCGACGTGACCGTGACGCCGCGTCCGGTCTACCACGCCGACGGACGCAAGTCGCCCGACGCCTACGTGCGACCGCCGGCGCTGCACGACGAGCTGACCGGCGCGCTCGGCGAGTTCCCGCTCTTCCAGTACTGGGGTCCGACCGCGTCGATCGCGTCGACCCGCTGGATGGTGGAGGCGACCCGCATGGTGATGCGCGAGCGGCGGTCCGACCTCGTCATGGCGTACCTGCCGCACCTCGACTACGACCTGCAGCGCTTCGGTCCCGAGTCGCTGCAGGCAGACCGGGCGGCGGCCGAGCTCGACGCGGCCATGGCGCCCCTGCTCGACGACGCGCAGGCGACGGGCGTCACCGTGATCGCGGTCTCCGAGTACGGCATCGAGTCGGCGAACCGGCCCGTCGACCTCAACCGGTTCCTCCGTCGCGAGGGACTCCTCGAGGTCTACGTGCAGCAGGGACGCGAGCAGCTCGACCCGTGGACGTCGCGGGCGTTCGCCGTCGCCGACCACCAGGTCGCGCACGTCTACGTGGCCGACCCCGCCGACGTCGAACGCGTGCGGGACCTGCTCCTGGGCCTGCCGGGCGTCGACGAGGTGCTCGACCGCGACGCTCAGCGGCGATACGGACTCGACCACGAACGGTCGGGCGAGCTCGTCGTCGTCGCGGAGCCCGGGGCCTGGTTCACCTACTACTACTGGCTCGACGACGACCGTGCGCCCGAGTTCGCGCGCGGCGTCGACATCCACCGCAAGCCCGGGTACGACCCGGCCGAACTGTTCTTCGACCCGGCCGACCGCCTGGCGAAGGGGAAGGCGGCGCTCGGGTTGGTGCGCAAGAAGCTCGGCCTGCGGTACGCGATGAACGTCGTGCCGCTCGACCCGTCGTGGGTGCGCGGCACGCACGGTCGGCTGCCGTCGTCGGAGGCCGACTCCCCGCTGTTGCTGTGCTCCGACGCCGCGCTCCCGTTCTGGGACGACGTCGGCGACGCGGTGCCCGCGGCCGCCGTGCGCGACCTGGTGCTGCAGGCGGCGGGCGTCGGTGCGCCGGTGGGGGCGGCATGA
- a CDS encoding EboA domain-containing protein, translating into MTIDWTTAAVGEVIAEPQRIVVLFPAAGRAVGRAPIEPAADPLGLRHGTVDDRARADLVVALLRVLPPGEAAAQLADLYRYGDDAERRGVLYGLNVAPRVGPEVASAGVELVADALRTNDPRLVAAALGAFAAAHLDQHGWRHGVLKALFMDIPLDVVADLDRRADPELARMAAALIAERRAAGRTVSDDMTALATTTDPGA; encoded by the coding sequence ATGACGATCGACTGGACCACCGCCGCCGTCGGCGAGGTGATCGCCGAGCCGCAGCGCATCGTCGTGCTGTTCCCCGCGGCCGGCCGCGCGGTCGGGCGCGCGCCGATCGAGCCTGCGGCCGATCCGCTCGGCCTCCGGCACGGCACGGTCGACGACCGGGCGCGCGCCGATCTCGTGGTCGCCCTACTGCGGGTGCTGCCGCCGGGCGAGGCCGCCGCGCAGCTCGCCGACCTCTACCGGTACGGCGACGATGCCGAGCGACGGGGCGTGCTGTACGGCCTCAACGTTGCGCCTCGTGTCGGGCCCGAGGTGGCCTCGGCCGGCGTCGAGCTCGTCGCCGACGCACTCCGCACGAACGACCCCCGCCTCGTCGCCGCGGCGCTCGGCGCGTTCGCCGCGGCGCACCTCGACCAGCACGGCTGGCGTCACGGGGTGCTCAAGGCGCTGTTCATGGACATCCCGCTCGACGTCGTGGCCGACCTCGACCGCCGCGCCGACCCCGAGCTCGCCCGCATGGCCGCCGCGCTCATCGCCGAACGCCGGGCCGCCGGGCGCACGGTGAGCGACGACATGACGGCGCTCGCCACCACCACCGACCCAGGAGCCTGA
- a CDS encoding TatD family hydrolase, with protein MRIFDPHIHMSARTTDDYVAMYESGVRAVVEPSFWLGQPRTSVGSFVDYFDALIGWERFRAAQYGIRHHCTIGLNPKEANDPRCREVLALLPRYLAKDGVVAVGELGYDSMTPEEEEVFVTQLALARDVGLPAVVHTPHRDKAAGTTRTLDVVRESGIGPERVVVDHLNETTVAEVAASGCWMGFSIYPHTKMDEHRMVAILREYGTERMLVNSAADWGQSDPLKTRKTAQAMLDAGFTEHDVDVVLWQNPVAFYGQSGRLHLDPVPGFVEHEPLVPATFEGNSVLRGARA; from the coding sequence ATGCGAATCTTCGATCCCCACATCCACATGAGCGCGCGCACCACCGACGACTACGTCGCCATGTACGAGTCGGGCGTGCGCGCGGTCGTCGAGCCGTCGTTCTGGCTCGGCCAGCCGCGCACCAGCGTCGGCAGCTTCGTCGACTACTTCGACGCGCTGATCGGCTGGGAGCGGTTCCGCGCCGCGCAGTACGGCATCCGCCACCACTGCACCATCGGCCTCAACCCGAAGGAGGCGAACGACCCGCGCTGCCGGGAGGTGCTCGCGCTGCTGCCGCGGTACCTCGCGAAAGACGGAGTGGTCGCCGTCGGCGAGCTCGGCTACGACTCGATGACGCCCGAGGAGGAGGAGGTCTTCGTCACCCAGCTCGCGCTCGCCCGCGACGTCGGCCTCCCGGCCGTCGTGCACACGCCGCACCGCGACAAGGCAGCCGGCACGACGCGCACGCTCGACGTGGTGCGCGAGTCGGGCATCGGCCCCGAGCGGGTCGTGGTCGACCACCTCAACGAGACCACGGTCGCCGAGGTCGCCGCATCCGGATGCTGGATGGGCTTCTCGATCTATCCGCACACCAAGATGGACGAGCATCGCATGGTCGCGATCCTGCGCGAATACGGCACCGAGCGGATGCTGGTGAACTCCGCCGCGGACTGGGGTCAGTCCGATCCCCTGAAGACCCGGAAGACCGCCCAGGCCATGCTCGACGCCGGCTTCACCGAGCACGACGTCGACGTCGTGCTCTGGCAGAACCCCGTCGCCTTCTACGGGCAGAGCGGGCGACTGCACCTCGACCCGGTCCCGGGGTTCGTCGAGCACGAGCCGCTCGTCCCGGCGACATTCGAGGGCAACTCCGTGCTGCGGGGGGCGCGAGCCTGA